AGGGAAAAGGAATCGCGGGCAGCGCCGGCGGCAGGCAGATTTTGATCGGAAGCTCGAAAATCATGGAGGAAAAGGGAATTGCTCTGGGCGATCTTCTGGAGAAATCCGCCCCGGCGCGAAACGAAGGCCAGGGCGTAATGTTTATCGCGATCGACGGCAAGGCCGCGGGATTTTTCGTCATTGCCGACCCTGTCAAACCTTCCACTCCGGAAGCCCTGAAGCTGCTTCATGAGGATCGCATCCACATCGTGATGTTGACCGGCGACAACCGGCATACGGCGGCCGCCGTAGCCCGGCAGCTCGGCATCGAAGACGTCGAAGCGGAGGTCCTGCCTCAGGACAAAGAGAAACACGTGCGCCGCCTGCAGGACGCCGGGCGCCGCGTGGCCATGGCGGGCGACGGCATCAACGACGCTCCCGCCCTGGCAAGAGCGGACATCGGGATTGCCATGGGAACAGGAACGGACGTCGCGATGCAAAGTGCCGGCATCGTTCTGGTCAAAGGCGACTTGCGAAGCATTGCACGGGCACGCAAACTCAGCCGGGCGACGCTGGGAAACATCAGGCAGAATCTTTTTTTCGCTTTCGTTTACAACGTGCTCGGCGTGCCGCTTGCCGCCGGCGCGTTGTACCCCTTTTTCGGAGTCCTTCTCAGTCCCATCGCCGCAAGCGCGGCCATGACTTTGAGCTCGCTTTCGGTCATCGGCAATTCCCTGCGGCTGAAAAGAGTCCGCTTATAAACGAGGAGCCGCTTCGTTCCGGAGATCCTCCGCTCAATGCTGACCGGAGAATAATCGTATCCCGGATACGGCCGCACACCGGGCTTCCTATAATAGAGCCATGAAACCGGCGCAAATTCTGGAAAAAACTTATCTTCCGATCCGGGATTACGCCCTGATCGGCGACATGAACAGCGCCGCCCTGGTTTCTTCCCATGGTTCGGTGGATTGGTGCTGCTTTCCCCGCTTCGACAGTCCCGCTGTTTTTTGCCGCATCCTTGACCGCACGAAGGGCGGTTTTTTTTCGCTGGCCCCGCGGGACAAGTATCATGCTTCCCGCGCTTACGAAAAAGACACCAATGTGCTGATCACGAATTTTGCCGGCGACTCCGGCCGTCTGAAGCTCACGGATTTCATGGTGGTTGACGGCGCGGGGCACGGCAAAGAATCGCCCCACACCCTGCTGCGCCTGGTCGAAGGCATCGAGGGCACGGTCTCGCTCGAAGCGAATTTTTTTCCCACTCTCGATTTCGCCCGCGGCCAGACCCGGATCACGCACGGCGAAGGCAGTATCCTCGCGTCGAACGGCAAGGAAAGCCTGGTCCTTTTCTTTCCGCCCGGCCTTAAAATGAGCGGCGAGGCTTTATGCCGCGGCGGCATGGAGGTCCGGCCGGGAGAGCGCCACTGGTTCCGGCTCGTTTACTTCAAAGAACCCGATCCCAACCTTTCCAAAGCGCGCGGCGATGCTGAAGCCGACCTGCGGGAAACGCTCCACTACTGGAAAAACTGGACCGGCCAATGCATTTATTCCGGCGCGCATGCGGAGCTCGTGCACCGGAGCGCCCTGGCCCTGAAGCTTCTGATCTACGAGCCTGCCGGTTCGCTCGTCGCGGCGCCGACCACGTCGCTGCCGGAAGAAATCGGCGGCGTCCGCAACTGGGACTACCGTTTTTCCTGGGTTCGGGACTCCACGCTCACGCTGTCCGCTTTGATGACGCTCGGCTATGAAGAGGAAGCCCGGGATTATTTTCGCTGGATCGAAAAACTCCACGACAAGGCGGACGTGCAAATCCTTTACAACATCGACGGATCAACGCACGCGCCGGAAGTCACGCTGGACCATCTCGAAGGATACCGGGGCTCGCGTCCCGTGAGGACCGGCAACAGCGCCGCGAACCAGATCCAGATCGACAGGCACGGCCACATCTTGAACGCCGCCTATTATTGCTATCGCAAAATCCGCTCGCCGGATGCTTCCCTGTGGGCCTTGATGAGCGGCCTTGCCGACGAAATCTGCGGCTGCTGGCAGGAACCCGACCACGGAATCTGGGAAGTGCGCACCGAGCCGCGGCATTTTGTCTATTCGAAACTCATGTGCTGGGTCGGGCTGGACAGGGCCATCAAGCTGGCGAAGGAAGCGGGACTGCAGGGCAACACGGACCGCTGGAAAAAAAACTGCGCGGAAATCCGGGAGACGA
The window above is part of the Verrucomicrobiia bacterium genome. Proteins encoded here:
- a CDS encoding glycoside hydrolase family 15 protein; translation: MKPAQILEKTYLPIRDYALIGDMNSAALVSSHGSVDWCCFPRFDSPAVFCRILDRTKGGFFSLAPRDKYHASRAYEKDTNVLITNFAGDSGRLKLTDFMVVDGAGHGKESPHTLLRLVEGIEGTVSLEANFFPTLDFARGQTRITHGEGSILASNGKESLVLFFPPGLKMSGEALCRGGMEVRPGERHWFRLVYFKEPDPNLSKARGDAEADLRETLHYWKNWTGQCIYSGAHAELVHRSALALKLLIYEPAGSLVAAPTTSLPEEIGGVRNWDYRFSWVRDSTLTLSALMTLGYEEEARDYFRWIEKLHDKADVQILYNIDGSTHAPEVTLDHLEGYRGSRPVRTGNSAANQIQIDRHGHILNAAYYCYRKIRSPDASLWALMSGLADEICGCWQEPDHGIWEVRTEPRHFVYSKLMCWVGLDRAIKLAKEAGLQGNTDRWKKNCAEIRETILERGFNRKRKAFTQELDGDALDASALLIPLVDFLPFDDPRVISTREAIEKNLVSHGLVYRYLSEDGLPG